The Rhodospirillaceae bacterium nucleotide sequence ATCGCCACAAAACTAACGCCAGATCCCTCCCTACCGGCCTTTTGCAGAGGAATCCAAGGGGAGGGGGGACGCCGCGCCTTCTCCGTCGAATCCCGTTACCGCTAACCGTCGATCCGCACCGGGTCGCCCTTTTTCACCGTGCCACCGCGGATGACGAAGGCGTAGACGCCGGCGCAGGGGAGCGGCTCATTTTCGAGGGCAGGGACGGGGACCGTGTTGTGTTCGGCGACGGTGCGCAGGACCTGCGGGTCCCGCGGGAGTCCCTCCTGGGCCAGCGTCGGGACGGAGCAGCGCGGCGCCGGATCGGAAATCCGCAGGCGCACGTCGCTGCCGATCGTTAGCTCCCGCCCGACCCAGCCATTCTCGGCGAAGCCCCGCGCGCCCTCGGGCGAGGCGATCACGACATTGGGGCGAAAGCGGCGGACGTCGAAGGCCGACTCCGGGCGGAGTTCGGCGAGGCGCGCCAGCGTCGCCGTGGTGATGAGATGGAGGGCGGCGTAGTCGGAGAACCGGCCCGCCATCATCAGTGCGCCGATATCGACGACGGTCTCCTCGTCGGCGAGCGGGTCAAGGCGCTCGACGCTGACGGTTTCCGGGCGCTGCGCCGTGAGCCTGACCGGCCGCCCCAGGGTTTCGGAGAGGCGCGCGTCCGCTTCTCCCCCGTCGCTCGCAACCGCCGTGCCGTCGGGCCAGACGATGCGCACCGGCGGCGGGGGCGCGGCGGCCTGCGGCGAGGAGACGAAATCCGCGGCAAGCGCGATCAGTCCGGCCCATTTCTTCGGGTACTTGGCGCTCCCCACCCGGCCGCTGGTCCGGTCGATCACGGCATAGGCGCGGTCGCCCAGGATGCCGCCGTCGCCGACCGCCGCTTCATCGAGCGAAGCGCCGGCCATGGACTTGACGGGATAGCGCCAGAGCGCCTCGACGGCGCCGCCGTCCTCCGGTTGCCGGGTGGCCATGATCCGTTTCCCCTTGCTGTCGGCGCGCCGTCTCGTGCCGCCTCATATCAGGCGGCGGCCCCGGCGCAATAGGCGATTTTCGGCATGAATTCCCCGCGCCCGTGCGGCAGCAGGTCGAGATAGTTCCAGACCGGGCTGAGCAGGTCCATCCCGCGAAAGCTGCCGTCGCCGAGACCGGCGCTGACCGTGTAGAAGTGCCGGACGCTGCCGTCATCCGCCCGGATGAAGACGCTGACGCCCGGCCGCTGGCCCTCATCCTCGTCCTCCATGCCGAAGTCGCGGTTGAAGCTCGTGCCCGCCGAGGAGACCAGGCGCAGGCCGGTCCAGCCGCGCCGGGCCGCGAAGGCGGCCATAGATTCGATATCCTTCTTGACCGCGACCGCGAAGGCGGTGCGCCGGCGCAGATGCGGCTGGACCCCGTCATAGCCGTCGGCCCACAGGGCGCACATGGGGCAGGGTTCGTCGTCGGCCGGCGCCCACATGAAATGCATCAGGATCAATGTCGGCTGGGCGCCGAACAGGTCCGACAGCGTCACCGTCCGCCTTTTGCCGCCGACCAGTTCGGCAAAGGTATAGTCCTGGGGCACGGGCGTATCGGCCGGCAGCGCGCGGCGCAGGGCGGCCACTTCCTCGGCCCGGTCGCGCAGCGCCCCCTCGGCGACGAGCAGCCGGGCGCGGGCCTCCTTGTATTCAGCCGACGCATGATCGAGCGCGAAACGAGACATCGTCTGTCCCCTCAATGAACCCCTGAATGAATCCCCGAGTGAATCCCCGAATGAATCCGGGCGACACTATGCTGGCCATGGGCCGCCGGGTCGAGGGAAACCGGCCCGCCGGCGCATCCTGCCGCGCTCTCTTCGCAATTCCCAAGCGATGCGCTAACAGGGGCGCCACAATCCCGATTCCCGTCAAACGGAGCCCGCCATGCGCTGCTGCGCCATCGTCGAATTCGGCCAACCCCTGGTCGAGATGGACCTGCCGACGCCGGAGCCCGTTGGCGACGAGGTGCTGCTCCGGGTCACCGGCTGCGGCGTGTGCCACAGCGACCTGCACATCCATGACGGCTATTTCGACCTCGGCGGCGGCCGCAAGGCGGATCTGACCGTCAATTGCGACCTGCCCTTCTGCCTGGGGCACGAGATCGCCGGCACGGTTATCGCGACGGGCGAGACGGCGTCCGGCGTCGCAATCGGCGACAGCGTCGTGGTCTATCCCTGGATCGGCTGCGGCGCCTGCCCGGTCTGCGCGGCGGGCGACGAGCATTTCTGCCCGGACAACCGCTCGCTCGGCGTCACGCGGAACGGCGGGTTTGCCGACCGCCTCATCGTGCCCCACGCGAAATACCTGTTCGATCACGGCGCCGTGCCGGTCGAAATCGCCTGCACCTATGCCTGTTCGGGCCTCACCGCTTTTTCGGCGCTGCGCAAGGCCGCGAAGACCGGCGCCGGCCATATCGTGCTGATCGGCGCCGGCGGCGTCGGCCTCGCCGGGCTGGCGATCGCCCGCAACGTCACGGACGCGACGATCACGGTCTGCGATATCGACGACGCCAAGCTGGAGGCGGCGGCCGCCCGGGGCGCCGACCATGTCGTCAACAGCGGCGCGGCGGACGCGGCACGGCAGATCCGCAAGCTGACCGGCGGCGGCGCGCCCGCGGTCGTCGATTTCGTCGGCGCGGCGGCGTCGCTCGGCTTCGCGATGAAGGCCGTCGCCCGGCGCGGCACCGTTGTCGTCGTCGGCCTGATGGGCGGGTCGCTGCCGCTGTCCGTGCCGCTCCTGCCGCTGACGGCCATGACGCTGACCGGCAGCTATGTCGGCAGCCCGGCGGAAATGACCGAGCTCATGGCGCTCGCCCGCGCCGGCAAAATCCCCGCTCTGCCGGTCGAGCGCCGCCCGCTCGGCGAGGCGCAGAAAACGCTGGACGACATGAAGGCCGGCCGGATCGTCGGGCGGGTCGTCCTCGCGGTGTAGCCTACGCGCCGCAACTTCCGGCCAGCGCGCCGGCAAAGCCGTCACCTTGCTTCCCGTGCGCGCCTGCGCCTATATCCGCCCTCAGCGCGCAACCGGGGAAGGAAAGACCGGCATGTCCGACGCCGAGAGGACCGCCGAACCGCAGCAGGGCTATACCCGCCATTTCCCGGTTTCGTGGCAGGAGTTGCATCGCGACGCCAAGGCGCTGGCGTGGCGCCTGAGCAGCCTGAACCATGTCAGGGGCGTCGTGGCGGTGACCCGCGGCGGCCTGGTGCCAGCCGCCATCGTCGCCCGCGAACTGGATATCCGCCTGATCGACACCTTCTGCGTCTCGACCTACGACGACGAGGTCAAGGGCGAGGTCAAGGTGCTCAAGGCGGTGGAGGGCGACGGCGAGGGCCTGCTGATCGTCGACGACCTGGTCGATACCGGCGCAACCGCCAAGGTGGTTCGCGACAAGCTGCCCAAGGCCCATTTCGCGACGGTCTACGCCAAGCCGGCCGGCCGGCCGATGGTCGATTCCTACGTCACCGAGGTCAGCCAGGACACCTGGATCCACTTTCCCTGGGATACCGAAGCCCAGTATGTGGCGCCGATCCGCGGCGGTCCCGGCTAGGTGGCCGGCAACGCCCTTACGTCCTATCCGGCGCGCGGCTATGTCCTGCTGACCGGCGTCGCGTTCGGCTGGGGCGTGAACTGGCCGTTCATGAAGATCATCGTGTCGGAAGTCTCGGTCTGGGAGTTCCGGGCGCTGACCGGGATCGCCGCCGGCCTGCTGCTGCTCGGCCTCGCGGTCGCCGTCGGCGGGTCGTCCGGCGAGGCCTGGAAACCGCCGCGCGCGGAGTGGCCCCGGCTCTGCCTGGCGGCGCTGTTCAACATCACGAGCTGGTTCGTCCTCATCGGCTTCGGCGTATCGATGATGGGCGCCGGCCATGCCGTCATCATGGCCTTCACCATGCCCCTGTTCGCCGCCGTCTTCGGCGTGCTCGCCCTCGGCGAGGCGATGACGCGCCGGCGGATCGCCGCGCTGGCCTTCGGTGCGGCCGGCGTTGCCGTGCTGATGTCCCACGATTTCAGCGTCATCGGCGCGGAGCCGCTGGGCTTTGCGCTCACGCTCGTCGGCGCGGCCCTGTGGGCGGTCGGCGTGCTGATCCAGAAGCACACGCCGTGGCGGATCGGCGTCGTCGCACTGGGCGGCTGGCAACTCCTGCTGGGTTCGGCGCCGATCGTGGCGATCTGGCTCGTTCTGGGCAGCTTCGACTACGGCGATGCCGGCGCCGCCGTCTGGTGGTCGACCGCCTACCTGGTGCTGATCGCCCTGGTGTTCTGTTATTTCGCTTGGTTCACCGTGGTGAAAATCTTCCCGGCGTCCGTCTCGGCCATCGGCACGCTGATGGTCCCCGTCATCGGCTTCGTCAGCGGCGTCGTCGTGCTCGGCGAGCCGTTCGGCCTGCGCGACCTGATCGCGCTGGCGCTGATCGTAGGCGCCGTCGCCCTGGTCCTGCTGGTGCCGCCCGGCGATCCGGTGGCCGGCCGGCGCGCGCCCGGGCCCCGCTGACCCCGATGCCCGAGCGCTCCCGTCCGGCGCCGCCCCGCGCTG carries:
- a CDS encoding MOSC domain-containing protein, with amino-acid sequence MATRQPEDGGAVEALWRYPVKSMAGASLDEAAVGDGGILGDRAYAVIDRTSGRVGSAKYPKKWAGLIALAADFVSSPQAAAPPPPVRIVWPDGTAVASDGGEADARLSETLGRPVRLTAQRPETVSVERLDPLADEETVVDIGALMMAGRFSDYAALHLITTATLARLAELRPESAFDVRRFRPNVVIASPEGARGFAENGWVGRELTIGSDVRLRISDPAPRCSVPTLAQEGLPRDPQVLRTVAEHNTVPVPALENEPLPCAGVYAFVIRGGTVKKGDPVRIDG
- a CDS encoding DUF899 family protein, whose protein sequence is MSRFALDHASAEYKEARARLLVAEGALRDRAEEVAALRRALPADTPVPQDYTFAELVGGKRRTVTLSDLFGAQPTLILMHFMWAPADDEPCPMCALWADGYDGVQPHLRRRTAFAVAVKKDIESMAAFAARRGWTGLRLVSSAGTSFNRDFGMEDEDEGQRPGVSVFIRADDGSVRHFYTVSAGLGDGSFRGMDLLSPVWNYLDLLPHGRGEFMPKIAYCAGAAA
- a CDS encoding alcohol dehydrogenase, with the translated sequence MRCCAIVEFGQPLVEMDLPTPEPVGDEVLLRVTGCGVCHSDLHIHDGYFDLGGGRKADLTVNCDLPFCLGHEIAGTVIATGETASGVAIGDSVVVYPWIGCGACPVCAAGDEHFCPDNRSLGVTRNGGFADRLIVPHAKYLFDHGAVPVEIACTYACSGLTAFSALRKAAKTGAGHIVLIGAGGVGLAGLAIARNVTDATITVCDIDDAKLEAAAARGADHVVNSGAADAARQIRKLTGGGAPAVVDFVGAAASLGFAMKAVARRGTVVVVGLMGGSLPLSVPLLPLTAMTLTGSYVGSPAEMTELMALARAGKIPALPVERRPLGEAQKTLDDMKAGRIVGRVVLAV
- the gpt gene encoding xanthine phosphoribosyltransferase produces the protein MSDAERTAEPQQGYTRHFPVSWQELHRDAKALAWRLSSLNHVRGVVAVTRGGLVPAAIVARELDIRLIDTFCVSTYDDEVKGEVKVLKAVEGDGEGLLIVDDLVDTGATAKVVRDKLPKAHFATVYAKPAGRPMVDSYVTEVSQDTWIHFPWDTEAQYVAPIRGGPG
- a CDS encoding DMT family transporter, whose amino-acid sequence is MAGNALTSYPARGYVLLTGVAFGWGVNWPFMKIIVSEVSVWEFRALTGIAAGLLLLGLAVAVGGSSGEAWKPPRAEWPRLCLAALFNITSWFVLIGFGVSMMGAGHAVIMAFTMPLFAAVFGVLALGEAMTRRRIAALAFGAAGVAVLMSHDFSVIGAEPLGFALTLVGAALWAVGVLIQKHTPWRIGVVALGGWQLLLGSAPIVAIWLVLGSFDYGDAGAAVWWSTAYLVLIALVFCYFAWFTVVKIFPASVSAIGTLMVPVIGFVSGVVVLGEPFGLRDLIALALIVGAVALVLLVPPGDPVAGRRAPGPR